One Canis lupus familiaris isolate Mischka breed German Shepherd chromosome 20, alternate assembly UU_Cfam_GSD_1.0, whole genome shotgun sequence genomic region harbors:
- the H1-10 gene encoding histone H1.10, whose product MSVELEEALPLTTAEGAAKKAAKAGGSAALSPSKKKKNNKKKNQPGKYSQLVVETIRRLGERNGSSLAKIYTEAKKVAWFDQQNGRTYLKYSIKALVQNDTLLQVKGTGANGSFKLNRKKLEGGSERRGATAAATAPAPAAHKAKKAAPGPPGPRRADKKPPKGPKAEKRSHKKGAASKKDKGSKAKKAAAAAGKKVKKAAKPSVPKVPKGRK is encoded by the coding sequence ATGTCCGTGGAGCTCGAGGAGGCCCTGCCGCTGACGACCGCCGAGGGGGCGGCCAAGAAGGCGGCCAAGGCCGGCGGCTCGGCGGCACTGTCCCCgtccaagaagaaaaagaacaacaagaaGAAGAACCAGCCGGGCAAGTACAGCCAGCTGGTGGTGGAGACCATCCGCAGGCTGGGGGAGCGCAACGGCTCGTCGCTGGCCAAGATCTACACGGAGGCCAAGAAGGTGGCGTGGTTCGACCAGCAGAACGGGCGCACCTACCTCAAGTACTCCATCAAGGCGCTGGTGCAGAACGACACGCTCCTGCAGGTGAAGGGCACCGGCGCCAACGGCTCGTTCAAGCTCAACCGCAAGAAGCTGGAGGGCGGCAGCGAGCGGCGCGGAGCCACGGCGGCCGCCACCGCCCCGGCGCCCGCCGCGCACAAGGCCAAGAAGGCGGCCCCGGGCCCACCCGGCCCCCGGCGCGCGGACAAGAAGCCGCCCAAGGGCCCGAAGGCCGAGAAGCGCTCGCACAAGAAGGGCGCCGCCTCCAAGAAGGACAAAGGCAGCAAGGCTAAGAAGGCGGCGGCCGCCGCGGGCAAGAAGGTGAAGAAGGCGGCCAAGCCCAGCGTCCCCAAGGTGCCCAAGGGCCGCAAGTGA